The DNA region CTCCAAAAAGCTTAATAAGTGAATTAGATAAAGCAGAGAAAAGGGTATCAGAATGAATTATATTAGATGTTCTATCTAATCTCCTAAGACCTATATGTAAGAGTAATGGTCCCTCTTTAAGAAGTTTATAAACTTCTACCTTCATTTAATGCTCACCTACTTATTTATTCGATAACTTATCTTCAATTTTATTGGTTAAATCTTCCATCTTTATTTCGCTTAAAGCTTTGCCCTCTATAATAGTCTTTTTAGTGTTATCCCCTAAATAGTCTTTAATACTTTTGATAGAAATATTTAAATTTTCAAATCTTACTTGTCCATATCCCCTTGTTCCACTTCCACCAAGATAATCATCTTCCAACATTCTCATGCCCTCTACAAAGGTCATAAGAAGTTTTTGGATATCATCCTTTTCGTATATGCTTATAGCGGAAGAAAATTTAAACTTTGCTCCCGCAGGAACCCTTTCCATAATTCTTGGATCCTTTGCTGTTCCCTTTATTCTGTCTATAATGTTTTCTACTTTTTCTTCAGTATATCCTCCTTCAAGAGCATTTCCAAATTTTTGTTGAAAATCCTCCTCATCTAAAAAGGAATCTCTAATAATAAGTCTTGAAATGGTTTTATTTTCTGTGGAATGAGAGCCAAAAAGTTGGCAAATTTCGCATTCTCCACATCCACATGGTTCTCCTGGTTCTTTAGGAGGTTTAATATCATAGGTTCTTTCAAGTAAACTTCTTATTTTCCCCTTTAGGGATGAGCCAGGTATATAGGGTATGCCTTCTACCGTTTTTATTACAGGATTATCAAGTCCACCTATTTCTCCTGTTTCCTTAGAGCCTCCGATATGAAGTCCTGTAACAAGGACAATTTCTCCCTCAATAAATATTTTGCCTATGAATTTATCCACCGATATCCCCCCTTAATCCTTTCCATAAAATTTTTGATATGCTACAAGAGCTTCGGTAAATTTTTGAATATTCTTTACGTGTTTATCATTTTCTGCTTTCTCAATAGCCTCTTTAAGGACCACATATAGCTCTCCAAGAGCTTCTTTTCTTCTTTTGCTTTCCTCTCTTCCTACCATATAGGCAAGATATGGTATGGTATATAGAAGTTCTGAGATATTCTTAGCCTTTTTAATAAGGTCATAAACTTTTCGAAGTCTTGAAGAAGTAATCCCTTCTGTTCTTTCTCTTATAAAGTTTTGTATTCTTTCATTAAACTTTTTAAATTCATTAATATCTAAATCTTCACCAAAGGCCAATATTTTTTGTACATAATCTTTTCCAAGCACACTTTCTACCCTTTCCCTCCATAATTCCTCAGGAGTTTTTGTATTTTGTTGCCTTGAGGATTGATTATCTCTCATTATTTTCATCCCCCCTTGATTTTCTTGTTTTCATCTTTGCAATTTTGGTAGCTACAAGGATAAGTCTTGGATTTCTTATTTTATCTTCCCCCTTTCTTAAGACATTTTCAAGAATTATATCGGACAATCTTTCAGCAATATCAGGATATAATCTTAAGTAATACTTAAATCTCCATATAGCTGGAGGACTTATTTTCCCTTTTAAACTTTGCTCTAATAGTGGATTAAATCCTTTGAGAGAATTTTCTATTTTTGTTATAACAGCACGAGAAGCTTTATCTTCTTTAGTTTTTTTAGTTATTTTGTCCGCAATATCTTTGGCAATCTCTTTAGCCTCTTTAAACTCTCTATAAGTTAGTACTTCATCTTCAACACATATTTTGTCTTTTTTGGGTTTTTCCTCTTCGGGATATTTAAATTGTTTTGCCTTTTCAAGGGCATTTTCTACAAGACTTGCTCCTCTTATAAGCGGGAAATTATCTGGAAGGTAGTAAAGCCCTGAAGATAGTGAGAAAACTTTAGAATCTCCTGTATATCTCTTAAATTCCTCTCTAATTTTTAAGGCAAGTTCATTTATTTTTTCATAAGTTCCAATAATGAATAAGTCATCTCCTCCTACAAATACGGGATAAATTTTATCATTATTTTTTATCTTTTCCATAACTATTTTTCCAAAGAATAACTCTATTCTTCTACTTAAAACTCCGTATCTTGTTAGAGATAGTCTTTCCTTCGTTTTCTCTTCATCAGCCAATTTCTTAAAAATATTTCCCATATTGTCGGCATCCATTTTCAAATAGGCAAGTTTTTGATCTCCATATCCATTTTCTATATTTTTCTTTGCTATGGATTCAAAATCACTTTCCTCAATGGTATAACTTCCTAATAAAAATCCATGAGGGATAAAATTATCTTTAATTATTACCTCTTCCAATAGGTATATTTTTTCATTGTTATATCCCGTGGATTTCATCTCTTTGATAAAGTCTAATTTATAACCTAATTTTTCAAAAAACTCATTCCAAGTTTGGGGTACTCCTTCAAAGGAGGATTTCTTTTCTATAAGAAATTTAGCTCTTTTTAAAGAATTTGTTAGCTCAACAAAAGAGTTACAGGTTTTACATAATCTTTCTCCCTCTTTAATTTCTTTTGCCATCCTTTTTCCACATATGATACAATACTCACTTTCTCCTACATTTTCCTCTTTAGGGTATAAAATAAGGTCATAGAAGTTTTTAAGCTCACTGAATTTTCTTCTCTTCCTTTCATCAAGCTTATTAATTAGCTCTTGTCTTTTGTCAAAAAAGTTAAAGAGGTCATTTATGGAAAGATGGATCCACTCAATAGCAAGGTATAAATCTTCTCCTGTTAATTTGAAAATATTTTCTGATATAAATTCTCTCAACTCTTCTAACTTTTGGTCTTCTATGAAAGATAAAAGTAGATCAAAATTACCTCCACCTATGTAAATAGCATTAGCCTTTGTAAAATTATTATTTTCCAATATAAATTTTGCTGAGTATCTGGAGAGAAGATCTAAAAATACAGATTTGCCTTTTAACATTCTTCCTGCTCTTTCAGAAGAAACATTAAAAATGAATGACTGTATTCCAGATAAATCTCCTGAGATTAGAGTAAAAAGAGGCTTATCAAGTAA from Dictyoglomus turgidum DSM 6724 includes:
- the csm2 gene encoding type III-A CRISPR-associated protein Csm2; this encodes MRDNQSSRQQNTKTPEELWRERVESVLGKDYVQKILAFGEDLDINEFKKFNERIQNFIRERTEGITSSRLRKVYDLIKKAKNISELLYTIPYLAYMVGREESKRRKEALGELYVVLKEAIEKAENDKHVKNIQKFTEALVAYQKFYGKD
- the cas10 gene encoding type III-A CRISPR-associated protein Cas10/Csm1, producing MNDAKILLSALLHDLGKVLERTKEYRSQNLPLEFQKVEYAHPKFSAFFLNTLLQRKEDLSPFLKENLTEEVIELVLNHHDPKNDYGLIIQIADWLSSSEREEDESQKDLYLTIPLHNPFYKIDESTRGFYYKLSSLEKSEDLFPKKDDVKITQINYQNLTKDFLRSFPKVNDIEQLLTLMEYYFSQVPAQTTGFITDISIYDHARITGAIAHALYKDYQNQRITSKDLIEIREDLRSKEKNYSPLLDKPLFTLISGDLSGIQSFIFNVSSERAGRMLKGKSVFLDLLSRYSAKFILENNNFTKANAIYIGGGNFDLLLSFIEDQKLEELREFISENIFKLTGEDLYLAIEWIHLSINDLFNFFDKRQELINKLDERKRRKFSELKNFYDLILYPKEENVGESEYCIICGKRMAKEIKEGERLCKTCNSFVELTNSLKRAKFLIEKKSSFEGVPQTWNEFFEKLGYKLDFIKEMKSTGYNNEKIYLLEEVIIKDNFIPHGFLLGSYTIEESDFESIAKKNIENGYGDQKLAYLKMDADNMGNIFKKLADEEKTKERLSLTRYGVLSRRIELFFGKIVMEKIKNNDKIYPVFVGGDDLFIIGTYEKINELALKIREEFKRYTGDSKVFSLSSGLYYLPDNFPLIRGASLVENALEKAKQFKYPEEEKPKKDKICVEDEVLTYREFKEAKEIAKDIADKITKKTKEDKASRAVITKIENSLKGFNPLLEQSLKGKISPPAIWRFKYYLRLYPDIAERLSDIILENVLRKGEDKIRNPRLILVATKIAKMKTRKSRGDENNER
- the csm3 gene encoding type III-A CRISPR-associated RAMP protein Csm3, which encodes MDKFIGKIFIEGEIVLVTGLHIGGSKETGEIGGLDNPVIKTVEGIPYIPGSSLKGKIRSLLERTYDIKPPKEPGEPCGCGECEICQLFGSHSTENKTISRLIIRDSFLDEEDFQQKFGNALEGGYTEEKVENIIDRIKGTAKDPRIMERVPAGAKFKFSSAISIYEKDDIQKLLMTFVEGMRMLEDDYLGGSGTRGYGQVRFENLNISIKSIKDYLGDNTKKTIIEGKALSEIKMEDLTNKIEDKLSNK